The Candidatus Obscuribacterales bacterium genome has a segment encoding these proteins:
- a CDS encoding phosphoenolpyruvate carboxylase: MSSSPHPSDDAFRSGTVVEPSTPPASDLSPTSTSDLLFRHRLRVVEDLWEQVLQQECGHETVALLQTLRSVCSPEEAVIEGAPKVIDLIERLDLTEAIRASRAFALYFQLINIVEQHYEQRGQQEQYREATQRYATLRNGEQESNVPSLARTYAQQASARSAAAERGTQAEILEKSLQDSVMAPREARTLQGLFPQLFQLNVPPRQIQTLIDNLDVRLVFTAHPTEIVRHTIRDKQRRIDRILRQLDQIEERLPSIASSSSQEMVDLWEELTEEIRLWWRTDELHQFKPTVLDEVDHTLHYFDEVLFEVVPKLYQRFCKSLSDTFPRLRPPRYNFCQFGSWVGSDRDGNPSVTPEVTWKTACYQRNLVISKYIGSVDHLTQLLSLSLHWSDVLPDLLDSLEQDQMHMPDVYEQLAIRYRQEPYRLKLAYIKKRLENTRDRSLQLYNGDGFQDEHPILNPAIIYRSGQELLAELHLIQRNLTETGLSCQWLDSLICQVEIYGFNLARLDIRQESSRHSDALHEIANHLQILPRPYDELPEHERIGWLVQELKTRRPLIPTELPFSEKVCETIRTFRMVRKLHQEFGPEICETYVISMSHHVSDLLEVLLLAKEAGLYDPALGVGCLNVVPLFETVEDLKRAPAVMRQLFELSLYRALLAGGYEAMAAEAASRSHEAEMHGSAHSTSIPAPQGDRPSVSLQEVMLGYSDSNKDSGFLSSNWEIHKAQQALQQIAEGYGVSLRIFHGRGGSVGRGGGPAYEAILAQPGRSIAGRIKITEQGEVLASKYNLPDLALYNLETITTAVVQASLLRNGFDDIEPWREIMEDLAARSREHYRGLIYEQPDFIDFFHQVTPIEEISQLQISSRPARRGGKKGLSNLRAIPWVFSWTQTRFLLPSWYGVGTALQDFLEQAPEEHLKLLRYFYYKWSFFRMVVSKVEMTLSKVDLDIAHHYVKELTPPEDRDRFNRVFEQIASEYYLTRDLVLAITGHERLLDGDPELQRSVQLRNSTILPLGFLQVALLKRLRQHKTDTQSGVVRSRYSRGELLRGALLTINGIAAGMRNTG; this comes from the coding sequence ATGAGTTCATCTCCTCACCCCTCAGATGATGCGTTTCGTTCCGGTACAGTGGTCGAACCATCTACACCTCCCGCTAGCGATCTTTCTCCAACCTCCACATCGGATCTTCTCTTTCGGCATCGCCTAAGGGTTGTAGAAGATTTATGGGAACAGGTGCTACAGCAGGAGTGCGGCCATGAAACCGTGGCATTGCTTCAAACCTTGAGGTCGGTCTGCTCCCCAGAAGAAGCGGTGATTGAAGGCGCACCCAAGGTAATTGACCTGATCGAACGCTTAGACCTCACCGAAGCTATTCGTGCGTCCCGGGCCTTCGCTCTGTACTTTCAACTCATTAACATTGTCGAGCAGCATTACGAGCAGCGAGGGCAGCAAGAGCAGTATCGAGAAGCGACTCAGCGCTACGCTACCCTGCGCAATGGGGAACAGGAAAGCAATGTTCCTAGCCTAGCCCGCACCTATGCTCAGCAGGCCAGCGCGCGCAGTGCGGCAGCAGAACGCGGCACCCAGGCTGAGATCTTAGAGAAAAGCCTGCAGGATTCGGTGATGGCTCCCCGGGAAGCACGTACCCTGCAGGGGTTGTTTCCCCAGCTTTTTCAGCTCAACGTTCCGCCTCGGCAGATTCAAACCCTGATCGACAATCTTGATGTGCGGCTGGTGTTTACTGCCCACCCCACGGAAATTGTGCGGCACACCATTCGCGACAAGCAGCGCCGCATTGACCGGATTTTGCGTCAGCTCGATCAAATTGAGGAGCGGCTGCCCTCGATCGCTTCCTCGTCGTCCCAGGAAATGGTGGATTTGTGGGAAGAACTGACGGAGGAAATCCGCCTATGGTGGCGTACCGATGAGCTGCACCAGTTTAAGCCTACGGTTCTAGACGAAGTCGACCACACCCTGCACTACTTTGATGAAGTGCTGTTTGAGGTGGTGCCCAAACTCTACCAGCGGTTTTGTAAATCCCTCAGTGATACCTTTCCTCGGCTGCGGCCACCCCGCTATAACTTTTGTCAGTTTGGCTCTTGGGTGGGATCAGACCGCGATGGCAACCCGTCGGTGACGCCGGAGGTGACATGGAAGACGGCTTGCTATCAGCGTAACTTGGTGATCTCCAAGTACATTGGCTCGGTAGATCACTTGACCCAGTTGCTCAGCCTATCGCTGCATTGGAGTGATGTCTTGCCTGACCTGCTCGATTCCCTAGAGCAGGATCAAATGCATATGCCAGATGTGTATGAGCAGCTTGCCATTCGCTATCGGCAGGAGCCCTATCGCCTCAAGCTTGCCTATATCAAAAAGCGTCTGGAAAATACTCGCGATCGCAGCCTGCAGCTCTATAACGGTGATGGCTTCCAAGATGAGCATCCGATTCTCAACCCTGCGATTATCTATCGATCGGGGCAGGAACTCTTAGCTGAACTCCATCTGATTCAGCGTAACTTGACCGAAACAGGGCTGAGCTGTCAATGGCTCGATAGTCTCATCTGCCAGGTGGAAATTTACGGTTTCAACCTAGCTCGTTTGGATATTCGCCAGGAAAGCTCGCGCCATTCCGATGCGCTGCATGAGATTGCCAACCATTTACAGATTCTGCCTCGCCCCTACGATGAACTGCCGGAACATGAACGGATCGGCTGGCTGGTGCAGGAGCTGAAAACTCGGCGACCTCTCATTCCCACAGAACTCCCCTTCTCGGAGAAGGTTTGCGAAACCATCCGCACGTTTCGTATGGTGCGTAAACTCCATCAAGAGTTTGGCCCCGAGATCTGTGAAACCTATGTGATCAGCATGAGCCACCATGTAAGCGATTTACTGGAGGTACTGCTGTTGGCGAAGGAGGCGGGGCTCTATGATCCTGCCCTTGGTGTGGGCTGCTTGAACGTGGTGCCGTTGTTTGAAACGGTGGAGGATCTGAAGCGGGCTCCGGCGGTCATGCGCCAGTTGTTTGAGTTGTCACTCTACCGCGCTTTGCTGGCTGGGGGCTATGAGGCGATGGCTGCAGAAGCTGCTTCCCGTAGCCATGAGGCGGAGATGCATGGGTCGGCCCATTCCACCTCGATTCCTGCACCCCAGGGCGATCGCCCCTCGGTGTCTCTCCAAGAAGTGATGCTAGGCTACTCGGACAGCAACAAAGATTCGGGCTTTTTGAGCAGCAACTGGGAAATCCACAAGGCCCAGCAGGCGCTCCAGCAAATTGCGGAGGGCTATGGCGTTTCCCTGCGCATCTTCCATGGGCGGGGTGGCTCGGTGGGGCGGGGCGGTGGCCCAGCCTACGAGGCCATCTTGGCCCAGCCAGGACGCAGTATTGCTGGTCGCATCAAAATTACGGAACAGGGCGAGGTGCTGGCCTCAAAATACAACCTGCCAGATTTGGCGTTGTATAACCTAGAAACCATCACTACGGCAGTGGTGCAGGCTAGCTTGCTGCGCAACGGGTTTGACGATATTGAACCCTGGCGCGAAATTATGGAAGATCTGGCGGCGCGATCGCGGGAGCATTACCGAGGGCTGATTTACGAACAGCCGGACTTCATCGACTTCTTCCATCAGGTGACGCCGATTGAGGAAATTAGTCAGCTTCAGATCAGCTCTCGTCCAGCCCGGCGGGGTGGCAAGAAGGGGCTGAGTAATCTGCGGGCCATTCCTTGGGTGTTTAGCTGGACACAGACGCGCTTCCTGTTGCCGTCGTGGTATGGCGTGGGTACCGCTTTGCAGGACTTCCTAGAGCAAGCTCCGGAAGAGCATCTGAAGCTGTTGCGCTATTTCTACTACAAGTGGTCTTTCTTCCGCATGGTGGTGTCGAAGGTGGAGATGACCTTGTCGAAGGTTGACTTGGACATTGCCCATCACTACGTGAAGGAGTTAACGCCGCCGGAGGATCGCGATCGCTTCAATCGAGTCTTTGAGCAGATTGCGAGCGAATACTACCTCACCCGTGATTTGGTGTTGGCGATTACGGGGCATGAACGGTTGCTAGACGGTGATCCCGAGCTACAGCGATCGGTGCAGCTTCGCAACAGCACCATTTTGCCCCTCGGCTTCCTGCAGGTGGCCCTGCTGAAACGGCTGCGGCAGCATAAGACCGATACCCAGTCTGGGGTGGTGCGATCGCGCTATAGTCGCGGTGAGCTGCTGCGTGGAGCCCTGTTGACCATCAACGGCATTGCTGCCGGGATGCGCAATACGGGCTGA
- a CDS encoding protein kinase yields MTSLRGHYRPVQLLGQGGFGRTYLATDQDRLGTRCVIKQFSPRVQGTRSHQKAVRLFNQEAVRLHELGEHPQIPNLLAYFEQDGYLYLIQQFIKGQNLSQLVRRQGSFSEPQLREALLDILPVLTFVHDHQVIHRDITPMNILQRQIDNRLVLIDFGVAKQISEATDNLTGTRIGTEGYAPLEQFRSGRAYPASDLYSLGATCLYLLTQTRPDSLYDPLAGRWIWREYLARQEKSISDRLAAVLERMLKDLVTERYQSATEVIQDLTRTVVGSPVPPPPRWRAVSPGMPSGSAIASPPTAPPLAEDTISSVPTSISGIPSSGVPSGAPSGSPPASRPPTSGPTEQGCLHVLEGHSSWVTGIALSPDQRVVASSGLDDTIYLWDAFTGRSMAKLTGHARGVNVVIVSPDGTTLLSGSDDYTIKEWNLSTGNLIRTLKGHSRDVNALAISTNGKLLASGGEDRTIKLWQMGTGTLLKTLVGVAGMIKSVAMSPDSSVLVSGGFDNKIKLWSLRTGEQLKSWVAHRNSVNAVAVSPDSKLLASGSKDRTVRLWDLATGQLLHTMAGHNRDVNTLVFSPDGRMVVTGSSDATLKFWDVRDGSLLRSRRAHLDSVNAIALSGDGKILVSGSSDKTVKIWQVADLL; encoded by the coding sequence GTGACCTCCCTGCGGGGGCACTATCGTCCTGTGCAGCTTTTGGGACAGGGAGGGTTTGGGCGCACCTACTTGGCAACCGATCAGGATCGCTTGGGCACCCGCTGTGTGATCAAGCAATTTTCGCCAAGGGTGCAGGGCACGCGGTCGCACCAAAAGGCGGTGCGCTTGTTTAACCAAGAGGCGGTGCGGCTGCATGAGCTGGGCGAACATCCTCAAATTCCCAATCTGTTGGCCTATTTTGAGCAAGACGGCTATCTTTACCTGATCCAGCAATTCATCAAAGGGCAAAATCTGTCTCAACTGGTGCGGCGGCAGGGCAGTTTTTCGGAGCCCCAACTGCGCGAGGCCCTGCTCGATATTTTGCCGGTGCTGACGTTTGTGCATGACCACCAGGTGATCCACCGCGATATCACCCCCATGAACATTCTGCAGCGGCAGATTGACAATCGCCTAGTGTTGATTGATTTTGGGGTGGCCAAACAAATTTCCGAAGCCACCGATAACCTCACCGGCACCCGCATTGGTACGGAGGGCTACGCGCCCCTCGAACAATTTCGCAGTGGACGTGCCTACCCGGCCAGTGATCTCTACAGTCTGGGTGCCACCTGTTTATACCTACTGACGCAAACTCGTCCTGATAGTCTCTACGATCCCCTAGCGGGACGATGGATCTGGCGAGAGTATCTGGCACGGCAGGAGAAAAGCATTAGCGATCGCTTGGCGGCAGTGTTGGAGCGGATGCTGAAAGATCTGGTGACGGAGCGCTACCAGTCTGCCACGGAGGTGATCCAAGATCTGACCCGTACGGTAGTGGGGAGCCCGGTGCCGCCGCCGCCCCGTTGGCGGGCTGTCAGCCCAGGGATGCCGTCAGGATCGGCGATCGCCTCTCCGCCCACGGCCCCTCCGTTGGCTGAAGACACGATTTCCTCGGTGCCCACCTCTATCTCTGGGATACCATCGTCTGGGGTACCATCGGGCGCTCCCTCAGGCTCACCTCCAGCCTCTCGCCCTCCCACCTCTGGCCCCACTGAACAGGGCTGTTTGCATGTCTTAGAGGGGCATTCATCTTGGGTAACGGGCATTGCTTTGAGTCCTGATCAGCGGGTCGTGGCTAGCAGTGGCTTGGATGACACGATTTACCTTTGGGATGCCTTTACGGGGCGGAGTATGGCCAAGCTGACCGGCCATGCCCGAGGCGTGAATGTGGTGATCGTCAGTCCCGATGGCACGACCTTGCTCAGCGGCAGCGATGATTACACCATTAAGGAATGGAATCTGAGCACAGGTAACCTGATTCGTACCTTGAAGGGGCATTCGCGGGATGTGAATGCGTTGGCCATTAGCACCAATGGCAAGCTGCTGGCCAGCGGTGGCGAAGATCGCACCATCAAGCTATGGCAGATGGGGACGGGCACGCTGCTCAAGACCTTGGTGGGCGTTGCAGGCATGATTAAGTCTGTGGCCATGAGTCCAGACAGCAGTGTTTTAGTCAGCGGCGGGTTTGATAACAAAATTAAGCTCTGGAGCCTGAGGACTGGAGAGCAACTCAAATCTTGGGTGGCGCACCGCAACTCGGTGAATGCGGTGGCGGTAAGTCCAGATAGTAAGCTGTTGGCCAGCGGCAGTAAGGATCGTACGGTACGTCTCTGGGATCTGGCTACCGGTCAGTTGCTGCATACCATGGCAGGACATAATCGAGATGTCAACACGCTGGTGTTCAGTCCCGATGGACGGATGGTGGTGACGGGGAGCAGTGATGCCACCCTAAAATTCTGGGATGTGCGGGATGGTTCCTTGTTGCGATCGCGTCGGGCTCATTTGGACTCGGTGAATGCGATCGCCCTCAGCGGGGATGGCAAAATTTTGGTGAGCGGTAGTTCTGATAAGACGGTGAAGATTTGGCAAGTTGCAGATCTGCTGTGA
- a CDS encoding biotin/lipoate A/B protein ligase family protein → MTEAIDAVETSPTLWRLIPHLQAPGSVQMAIDRWLLEQHRAGHHPPTLRFYTWSPPAISVGYHQRQIPEHWATLRWQDAPLSVVRRPSGGRAVLHQGDLTYAMVTSGLQGDRSTVYRALCEVLIQGWRSLGVALHYGNAQGGYHQHTNCFSLATAADLITASGTKMIGSAQLRRGTAILQHGSMRLHPDVVLAQQVFPLDKLGDDQPLLPTPLQSLADDVLRRVISHALAQAAEAVLTIQLQEQPLTMAEWEQIMADHDAATSGDGAAAVPDQTSD, encoded by the coding sequence ATGACAGAAGCTATAGACGCCGTAGAAACGTCCCCAACCCTATGGCGGTTGATTCCCCATTTACAAGCGCCCGGCTCGGTGCAGATGGCCATCGATCGCTGGCTGCTGGAGCAGCATCGTGCCGGACATCATCCCCCGACGCTGCGGTTTTATACCTGGTCTCCCCCGGCTATTTCGGTGGGCTATCACCAACGACAGATTCCCGAGCACTGGGCAACGCTGCGCTGGCAGGATGCTCCCTTGTCCGTGGTGCGCCGTCCTTCTGGTGGGCGAGCGGTGCTGCATCAAGGCGATCTCACCTATGCGATGGTGACCTCTGGGCTACAGGGCGATCGCTCCACGGTCTATCGTGCCCTGTGTGAGGTGTTGATTCAAGGGTGGCGATCCCTGGGGGTTGCTCTGCACTACGGCAATGCCCAGGGCGGCTATCATCAGCATACCAACTGCTTTAGCCTAGCTACAGCGGCAGACTTGATCACCGCCAGCGGCACTAAGATGATCGGCAGCGCTCAACTGCGGCGAGGAACGGCCATTCTCCAGCATGGCTCCATGCGCCTCCATCCTGATGTCGTCCTAGCGCAGCAGGTCTTTCCCCTAGACAAGCTGGGGGATGACCAACCCCTTTTGCCGACACCATTGCAGTCCCTAGCCGATGATGTTCTGCGCCGGGTGATTAGCCATGCCCTTGCCCAAGCCGCGGAGGCTGTGTTGACTATTCAACTCCAAGAACAACCCTTGACCATGGCGGAGTGGGAGCAGATCATGGCTGATCATGATGCAGCTACCTCAGGAGATGGGGCGGCGGCTGTGCCTGATCAGACCTCAGACTAG
- a CDS encoding ABC transporter permease, with product MKHVAQPPRRFPIPILGIITLIMFGFMYIPILVLAVFSFNASRYSARWEGFSLQWYVRLFNDGRILSALQDSITVATVAVALSAVLGTLMAVGLAKYRFPGKSLYRGVSYLPLIIPDIAIAVATLVFLATMAIPLSLWTIIAAHMVFCLAYIAVVVSSRLATLDPRLEEAALDLGATPVQAFLKILVPELMPAIISGCLLSFVLSMDDLLISSFTAGGGANPLPIEIFSRIRTGVKPDINALSVLLISTSALLAFLAEYVRYRGETRSQR from the coding sequence ATGAAACACGTTGCCCAGCCTCCTAGACGGTTTCCCATCCCAATTCTGGGGATCATTACCCTGATCATGTTTGGGTTCATGTACATCCCCATCCTGGTCTTGGCAGTGTTTAGCTTCAATGCCTCCCGCTACAGCGCTCGCTGGGAAGGCTTTAGCCTGCAGTGGTATGTCCGTCTATTCAACGACGGACGTATTCTATCCGCGCTCCAAGACAGCATCACCGTAGCCACCGTGGCCGTAGCCCTATCGGCGGTGCTGGGCACGCTCATGGCCGTCGGTTTAGCCAAGTATCGCTTTCCCGGCAAAAGTCTGTATCGAGGCGTATCCTATCTACCGTTAATTATTCCTGACATTGCGATCGCCGTGGCGACCCTAGTGTTTCTGGCTACCATGGCGATTCCCTTGAGCTTATGGACGATCATCGCCGCCCATATGGTCTTTTGCCTGGCCTATATTGCCGTCGTGGTCTCCTCACGGCTGGCCACCCTCGATCCACGGCTGGAAGAAGCAGCCCTCGATCTAGGAGCTACGCCTGTGCAGGCATTCCTAAAGATTTTGGTACCCGAGTTAATGCCCGCGATTATCTCGGGCTGCCTGCTGTCGTTTGTCCTCAGTATGGATGACCTGCTGATTTCTAGCTTCACGGCCGGCGGCGGCGCAAATCCATTGCCCATTGAAATTTTCAGCCGCATCCGCACCGGCGTTAAACCCGATATCAATGCCCTGAGCGTGCTGTTAATTTCAACTTCTGCCCTGCTGGCCTTTCTAGCTGAATATGTCCGCTACCGGGGAGAAACTCGATCCCAACGTTAG
- a CDS encoding ABC transporter permease, with protein MSTSTPTPPSTLQTSRPPSKPPRRWLRWIQPTLLLGPAGLWLVVLLVLPTLLILDVSFLPGLRPGAAPPAYGLGNYIQLLNQTYREVIERSLGFALVTTAACLILGFPVSYWIALKSPKRWRVLLLIAFVLPLWTSSLLRAYAWVSILRPTGVLNSFLSLLQLPTQNWLYTEVAVGIGLSYSFLPYMVLILYASLEKLDLRLLEASADLGATPLQTFWKVTIPQTLPGIAAGSLLVFITSLGDFVVPELLGGASSSTMSRLIYNQFLRVRNWGLGSALSMLLIVAVSVAIALLMKYGDRNATKA; from the coding sequence ATGTCAACCTCCACACCAACGCCACCGAGCACCCTCCAGACCAGCCGTCCCCCCTCCAAGCCACCTCGGCGCTGGCTGCGGTGGATACAGCCTACCTTGCTGCTGGGCCCCGCCGGTCTATGGCTAGTGGTGCTCCTCGTACTGCCCACGCTGCTCATTCTAGATGTCAGCTTTCTACCCGGACTGCGGCCTGGTGCGGCACCGCCAGCCTACGGATTAGGAAATTACATTCAGCTCCTCAACCAAACCTATCGAGAGGTCATTGAGCGATCGCTGGGGTTTGCCCTCGTCACCACCGCAGCCTGCCTGATCTTAGGATTTCCCGTGTCTTACTGGATTGCGCTGAAGTCGCCGAAGCGCTGGCGGGTGCTGCTGCTGATCGCCTTCGTGCTGCCCCTTTGGACATCATCTCTCCTGCGGGCCTATGCCTGGGTGTCGATTTTACGTCCCACAGGTGTTCTCAATTCTTTTTTATCCCTCCTCCAGCTACCCACCCAAAACTGGCTTTATACCGAAGTGGCCGTGGGCATTGGCCTCAGCTATAGCTTTTTGCCCTACATGGTGCTGATTCTCTATGCCTCGCTGGAAAAACTTGATCTTCGCTTACTAGAAGCATCGGCTGATCTCGGGGCCACGCCGCTACAAACCTTTTGGAAAGTCACCATACCCCAAACCCTACCGGGAATTGCCGCTGGCAGCTTACTGGTTTTCATCACCAGCTTGGGTGACTTCGTTGTACCCGAGCTTCTCGGTGGAGCATCCAGTAGCACCATGTCGCGACTGATCTACAACCAGTTCTTGAGAGTGCGCAACTGGGGGCTAGGATCGGCTCTGAGTATGCTGTTGATTGTCGCCGTCAGCGTTGCGATCGCTCTCTTGATGAAATATGGCGATCGCAACGCAACAAAAGCCTAA
- a CDS encoding spermidine/putrescine ABC transporter substrate-binding protein — protein sequence MKHHYPQRSLGRSPRVISTSRRRFLQASAAVLSGLALSNCRRGISNVQSGSVSNGGSANAQSETLHIYTWADYTDEGLAQLFTERTGIEVVIDIYDSNEVMLAKMQAGGGDAYSIIYPSDYMVEEMIRLDMLSELDHAKIQGLDTLFPQWQDPTYDPGNAHSIPMSWGTTGLLYNTSQLDFEPSDWSDLWDNQEQLFRRMTLLDDVREVMGAVLRSLGYSYNSTNPAEIEEAYQRLVELKPALASFQSFGWEDQLLSGDLALVMAYSVDAIAATLEDPSLVYVVPNSGSSLWTDTMVIPKSAPNPEAAYAWMNLFYEPEVSAEVVSRLFFATPIQPAFDLLPDDLKTNDDLFPPEEILAKCEGIAPVGEAIELYDRLWTELSSA from the coding sequence ATGAAGCATCATTATCCCCAACGCTCCCTAGGGCGATCGCCTCGGGTGATCTCGACAAGCCGGCGACGGTTCTTACAAGCCTCTGCAGCAGTTCTCTCTGGTTTAGCATTGTCTAACTGCCGCCGTGGCATTTCCAATGTCCAAAGCGGATCCGTATCAAACGGTGGGTCTGCCAATGCTCAGTCCGAGACCCTCCACATCTATACATGGGCAGATTACACCGATGAAGGGCTTGCCCAACTCTTTACGGAGCGCACAGGCATCGAAGTAGTCATTGATATTTATGACTCCAATGAGGTCATGCTCGCCAAGATGCAGGCCGGCGGCGGGGACGCCTACAGCATTATTTATCCATCAGACTACATGGTGGAGGAAATGATCCGGCTAGACATGTTGTCAGAGCTAGATCACGCCAAGATTCAGGGGCTAGATACCCTCTTTCCCCAGTGGCAGGATCCTACCTATGATCCGGGTAATGCCCACAGCATTCCCATGAGTTGGGGCACGACAGGGCTGCTGTATAACACCAGTCAATTAGACTTTGAGCCCAGCGATTGGAGCGATCTATGGGACAACCAAGAGCAGCTCTTCCGCCGCATGACACTGCTGGACGATGTGCGTGAAGTGATGGGTGCCGTCCTACGCTCCCTTGGCTACTCCTATAATTCCACCAACCCAGCCGAGATTGAAGAAGCCTACCAGCGATTAGTAGAGCTAAAGCCTGCCCTGGCGTCCTTCCAGTCCTTCGGATGGGAAGATCAGCTACTCAGTGGCGACTTAGCTCTGGTGATGGCCTATTCTGTGGATGCGATCGCTGCCACACTGGAAGATCCATCCCTCGTCTACGTCGTCCCCAACAGCGGTTCCTCCCTGTGGACCGATACTATGGTCATTCCCAAATCTGCTCCCAACCCTGAAGCAGCCTATGCCTGGATGAACCTCTTCTACGAGCCTGAAGTATCCGCAGAGGTCGTCAGTCGGCTCTTTTTTGCAACACCCATTCAACCCGCCTTCGACTTACTGCCCGACGACCTCAAAACCAACGATGACCTATTCCCCCCCGAGGAAATCTTGGCCAAATGTGAAGGCATCGCCCCAGTAGGAGAGGCGATTGAACTCTACGATCGCTTATGGACAGAGTTATCCAGCGCTTAG
- a CDS encoding ABC transporter ATP-binding protein — MPQTVAQSQRATETRAGIDVELCDVFKVFDGETAVRGVNLSIQKGEFFSILGPSGCGKTTTLRLIAGFETPSSGDLYIRGQSMSYVPPYRRPVNTVFQNYALFNHMTVWDNIAFGLRIKKCSRAQVRQRVADVLQLVKMDDYAQRFPAQLSGGQQQRVALARALVNRPAVVLLDEPLGALDLKLRKEMQVELSNLHQTLGVTFVMVTHDQEEALSLSDRIAVMRGGLIEQIGTPSQIYEHPSTPFVADFIGDTNLFQGYVEASDTADMQVTTQNGLKIRVKPSECWTGDTNSPVVVSVRPEKIQVSLDLPTADSNCFEGRLKHVMYLGTHVHYLIELLSGDSLTVLQPNRLESLPEPHTPIHVYWSATDCLALTM, encoded by the coding sequence ATGCCTCAGACCGTTGCTCAAAGCCAACGTGCAACTGAAACTCGTGCAGGGATCGATGTAGAACTCTGCGACGTGTTCAAGGTCTTTGATGGAGAAACCGCTGTTCGGGGTGTTAATCTCAGCATCCAGAAGGGCGAGTTTTTCAGTATTTTGGGGCCGTCAGGCTGTGGTAAAACCACCACGCTTCGCCTGATTGCAGGATTCGAGACACCCTCATCCGGTGACCTCTACATCCGTGGGCAGTCGATGTCCTACGTGCCCCCTTATCGCCGCCCTGTCAACACGGTTTTTCAGAACTACGCCTTGTTCAACCACATGACCGTGTGGGACAACATTGCCTTCGGGCTGCGGATCAAAAAATGTAGCCGGGCACAGGTGCGGCAGCGCGTAGCTGACGTGCTGCAGCTTGTCAAAATGGACGACTATGCCCAACGCTTTCCGGCACAGCTTTCGGGAGGACAACAGCAGCGGGTAGCCCTAGCTCGGGCTTTGGTGAACCGTCCAGCCGTGGTGCTCTTGGATGAACCCTTAGGTGCACTCGACCTCAAGCTTCGTAAAGAGATGCAGGTCGAGTTATCCAACCTCCACCAAACCTTAGGGGTCACCTTTGTGATGGTGACCCACGATCAAGAAGAAGCGTTGAGTTTGTCCGATCGGATTGCGGTGATGCGGGGTGGGTTGATTGAACAAATAGGCACTCCTAGCCAGATTTATGAACATCCCTCAACCCCGTTTGTGGCAGATTTTATTGGGGATACCAATTTATTCCAGGGCTATGTGGAAGCATCCGACACGGCCGATATGCAGGTCACCACTCAAAATGGGCTGAAAATTCGCGTCAAACCATCGGAATGCTGGACAGGAGACACGAATAGCCCCGTAGTGGTTAGCGTGCGTCCTGAAAAAATTCAGGTGAGCCTTGACCTACCCACAGCCGACAGCAACTGCTTTGAAGGCCGCCTAAAGCATGTCATGTATTTAGGCACCCATGTCCATTACCTGATAGAACTCCTGTCGGGAGACAGCCTCACGGTGTTGCAGCCCAATCGACTAGAAAGCTTACCCGAGCCTCACACGCCCATTCATGTCTACTGGTCTGCCACTGACTGTCTGGCTCTAACCATGTAA